The Nocardia vinacea genome contains the following window.
GGGTTTCGGGACGTCGCTGGGTGGCGTACCGAATCTGGTGCTAGTCGCGGCGGCGGTAACGGTGCTCGCCGCTTGGGTGCTGCACACGACCCGATTCGGTCGCTACACCTACGCGATCGGCTCAAATGAGGAGGCCGCGCGGCGTTCGGGCATCGCGGTCACCCGCCACCTCGTGCTGGTCTATCTGATGACCGGATTACTCGCTGGACTGGCCGGATTCATGAATCTGGCCTACTTCGGCACCACCACCATCGGCGGACACGGCACGGACAATCTGGATGCCATCGCCGGTGTAGTCATCGGCGGGACAAGCCTTTTCGGCGGAATCGGCACCATTGTCGGCACGGTTATCGGCGTTTTCATTCCGTCGGTGCTGCGCAAGGGATTCGTCATCGCGGGGGTGCCGGTGTTCTGGCAGCCGATCGCGGTGAGCGCGGTTCTGGTCGGGGCGGTGTGGTTCGACCAACTGCGCCGCCGAGCCCGGGACCGCAAGTAGAGAGGTAAGCAGTTACAGCACTGCGCGATAAGAAAATAAGGCGGAGGTAGCCAAATGAGGGTGGCGAAGCGGACCGCGGTGATGATCGGCGCGATGGCGGCGGTCGGCACGCTGGTGGTGGGATGTGGTGGCTCGGTGAACAATTCCGGCGGCACGGATGCCAAGAAATTGGTGCTGATTCCCGGTGTCGCCGACGAACCGTTCTACATCTCCATGCAATGCGGCGCGCAGGACGAGGCGAGCAAACTCGGCTACAAGCTGGAGACGCAGGCACCGACGAAATTCGATGCGGGCGCGCAGACTCCGGTGCTGACCGGTGTGATGGCCAATAAGCCCGGCGGCATCCTGATCGCCCCGACACATGCGCAGGCGATGGCGAATCCGATCAAACAGGCCAAGGATGCCGGGATCAAAATCATCGAGGTCGATACGGCACTGGACGACACCTCGATCGCGCTGTCGTCGATCGCATCCGATAACAAGAAGGGTGGCGAGCTCGCGGCACAGACGCTGGCCAAGCTCATCGGTGACAAGGGACCCGTGCTGGTGATCAACACCAAGGCTGGAACCTCCACCACCGATGCGCGTGCACAGGGCTTCGAAGATGCGGTGAAGGCCTACCCGAGCATCACCTCGCTCGGCGTGCAGTACAACAACAATGAAGCGGCACAGGCGGCTTCGATCGTCAC
Protein-coding sequences here:
- a CDS encoding ABC transporter substrate-binding protein; translated protein: MRVAKRTAVMIGAMAAVGTLVVGCGGSVNNSGGTDAKKLVLIPGVADEPFYISMQCGAQDEASKLGYKLETQAPTKFDAGAQTPVLTGVMANKPGGILIAPTHAQAMANPIKQAKDAGIKIIEVDTALDDTSIALSSIASDNKKGGELAAQTLAKLIGDKGPVLVINTKAGTSTTDARAQGFEDAVKAYPSITSLGVQYNNNEAAQAASIVTATLAAHPDLAGIFATNLSSAEGAATGLRNANKLGQVKLVGFDASPKQVEDLKAGTVQALIAQDPAGIGAKGVDEAAAALEGKPVTRNIQTDMVAITQADMDANSKYFYKRKC